In Hyphomicrobium denitrificans 1NES1, one DNA window encodes the following:
- a CDS encoding bifunctional folylpolyglutamate synthase/dihydrofolate synthase has product MIPSKTRPSSDALLGDLMLLHPKLIDLSLGRVERLLAKLGHPERKLPPVVHIAGTNGKGSITAYLRAFMEAAGKRVHVYTSPHLVRFHERIVLAGPDGMARAIDEDSLVDVLMRVQAVNDGEDITQFEITTAAAFLAFAERPADILLLEVGLGGRLDATNVIAEPALTVITPISMDHAEKLGPTLSKIAAEKAGILKRGVAGVISQQSNEVLSVIEARARVVGADLTIWGRDFDAYEQTGRLVVQRDGHLLDLPLPALVGRHQIGNAGTAVAAALVLGERTPSLRLDERAIEIGLRTVEWSARMQRLSSGPLPKILGDEAELWLDGGHNPAAGDVIADTLAALDEKSPKPVYLVVGMMGQKDALGFLAPFRGLVRAIYTVPIPGAHEAPHTQENLAEIARAAGMQATDRENVIDALQTIAALPKGPKRVLICGSLYLAGHVLSLQQPSQ; this is encoded by the coding sequence ATGATCCCGTCGAAGACACGTCCGTCGAGCGACGCGCTGCTTGGCGATCTGATGCTTCTCCATCCGAAGCTCATCGACTTGTCTCTCGGCCGCGTCGAACGCTTGCTCGCCAAGCTCGGACATCCGGAGCGCAAGCTGCCTCCCGTCGTCCATATTGCCGGCACGAATGGCAAAGGGTCCATCACCGCATACCTCCGCGCGTTCATGGAGGCGGCGGGGAAGCGCGTTCATGTCTATACGTCGCCGCATCTCGTGCGCTTCCACGAGCGCATCGTGCTCGCTGGCCCTGACGGTATGGCACGAGCGATCGACGAAGACTCCCTCGTCGATGTTTTGATGCGGGTGCAGGCCGTGAATGACGGCGAAGATATCACCCAGTTCGAGATTACGACGGCGGCGGCATTTCTTGCATTCGCCGAACGCCCCGCCGACATTCTGCTGCTTGAAGTCGGTCTCGGCGGTCGCCTCGATGCAACAAACGTCATTGCCGAGCCGGCACTGACCGTCATCACGCCGATCTCGATGGATCACGCCGAGAAGCTCGGGCCCACCCTCAGTAAGATCGCGGCAGAAAAGGCAGGCATTCTGAAACGCGGCGTTGCTGGTGTCATTTCGCAGCAATCGAATGAGGTCCTGTCCGTCATCGAAGCGCGCGCGCGGGTGGTCGGCGCGGATTTGACTATCTGGGGCCGCGATTTCGATGCCTATGAACAGACAGGCCGCCTGGTCGTTCAACGTGACGGCCATCTGCTCGATCTACCGCTGCCGGCGCTCGTCGGCAGACATCAAATCGGCAATGCCGGAACCGCGGTTGCCGCGGCCCTTGTTCTCGGCGAACGGACTCCCTCGTTGAGGCTTGATGAGAGAGCCATCGAAATCGGGCTCAGGACGGTCGAGTGGTCGGCCCGGATGCAGCGGCTATCCTCCGGTCCGTTGCCAAAAATTCTCGGGGACGAGGCCGAGCTTTGGCTCGATGGCGGCCACAATCCCGCGGCTGGCGACGTGATTGCCGACACGCTTGCAGCCCTTGATGAGAAATCCCCGAAGCCCGTCTACCTTGTGGTCGGCATGATGGGGCAGAAGGATGCGCTTGGCTTCCTGGCGCCCTTCCGGGGCCTTGTCCGTGCCATCTACACCGTGCCGATCCCGGGCGCGCATGAGGCACCTCATACCCAGGAAAATCTCGCTGAGATTGCGCGGGCAGCGGGAATGCAGGCAACGGATCGCGAAAACGTGATTGATGCGCTGCAAACGATTGCTGCACTGCCCAAGGGGCCGAAGCGGGTCTTGATTTGCGGTTCACTCTATCTTGCAGGCCATGTTCTTTCTCTCCAGCAGCCGTCACAATAG
- the accD gene encoding acetyl-CoA carboxylase, carboxyltransferase subunit beta: MNWINNVVRPKISGLLSTAKREVPDNLWVKCPETGEMVFYKDLEANQFVVPGSNYHMRMDSPQRLHHLFDGGDYRVVSVPSVQQDPLKFRDGRKYTDRLKDAKATTKLEDAVLVGEGLLDGQSVVAAVQDFRFMAGSLGMAAGEALITGMLRAVELKSPFILFAASGGARMQEGILSLMQMPRTTIAVQRLKDARLPYIVVLTDPTTGGVTASYAMLGDIHIAEPGALICFAGPRVIQQTIREQLPDGFQRAEYLLSHGMVDMVVHRHQLRETLSRVCRLLMSGAQVAKAKDAHKMNGKPYMNGATVDSKVVETAARETGAVVEPEVVPNSQRFEPGKADKRRDDAASASAPNVKDAPHGA, from the coding sequence GTGAATTGGATCAACAACGTTGTCCGCCCGAAGATTAGCGGGCTGTTGTCGACAGCAAAGCGTGAGGTGCCGGACAATCTCTGGGTGAAGTGCCCAGAGACGGGAGAGATGGTCTTTTACAAAGACCTCGAGGCCAACCAATTCGTCGTTCCCGGTTCCAATTATCACATGCGGATGGATTCGCCGCAGCGGCTCCACCATCTGTTCGACGGCGGCGACTATCGCGTCGTCTCCGTTCCGAGCGTTCAGCAGGATCCGCTCAAGTTCCGCGACGGGCGAAAATACACGGACCGGCTGAAGGATGCCAAGGCGACGACGAAGCTCGAAGATGCCGTTCTCGTCGGCGAGGGCCTGCTCGACGGCCAGTCCGTCGTCGCTGCCGTACAAGACTTCCGCTTCATGGCCGGCTCGCTCGGCATGGCCGCGGGCGAAGCGCTTATCACCGGTATGCTGCGCGCAGTTGAGTTGAAGTCGCCCTTTATTCTTTTCGCGGCATCCGGCGGCGCGCGCATGCAGGAAGGCATCCTGTCGTTGATGCAGATGCCGCGCACCACGATAGCAGTCCAGCGCCTCAAAGACGCCCGACTGCCTTATATCGTCGTGCTCACCGATCCGACGACGGGTGGCGTTACGGCGTCTTACGCAATGCTCGGAGACATCCATATCGCGGAGCCCGGAGCACTTATTTGTTTTGCAGGCCCGCGCGTCATTCAGCAGACAATCCGCGAGCAGTTGCCGGATGGCTTCCAGCGTGCCGAATATCTGCTTTCGCACGGCATGGTCGACATGGTCGTGCATAGGCATCAACTGCGCGAAACATTATCGCGTGTCTGCAGACTTCTGATGAGCGGCGCGCAGGTGGCGAAAGCCAAAGACGCGCACAAGATGAACGGCAAGCCGTACATGAACGGCGCCACGGTCGACAGCAAGGTGGTGGAGACGGCTGCACGAGAGACGGGCGCTGTCGTCGAGCCGGAAGTCGTTCCGAACAGCCAGCGTTTCGAACCGGGGAAGGCCGATAAGAGGCGCGACGACGCCGCTTCTGCGTCAGCTCCAAACGTCAAAGACGCGCCTCACGGCGCCTGA
- the trpA gene encoding tryptophan synthase subunit alpha has protein sequence MTKTTRIDARFAALKKEKRPALITFITAGDPDPETSKAILGGLADAGADVIELGMPFSDPMADGPAIQASSQRALKGGQTMVKTLQMVRDFRAKDAATPIVLMGYYNPIYVYGNGRFIADAKAAGVDGLIVVDVPPEADEELCLPALRAGLNFIRLATPTTDKARLPAVLSNTSGFVYYVSITGITGAAAPEVNDVQKHVGAIKSATPLPVVVGFGVKSGEQARALGQTADGVVVGSALVSRIEKSLGAKGEATSKTTKDVLELVKELSSALRAY, from the coding sequence ATGACCAAAACCACTCGCATCGATGCGCGCTTTGCGGCACTGAAGAAAGAGAAGCGTCCGGCGCTGATCACCTTCATCACGGCCGGCGATCCCGATCCTGAAACGAGCAAGGCGATCCTGGGCGGACTTGCGGATGCCGGAGCTGACGTCATCGAACTTGGCATGCCGTTCTCGGACCCGATGGCAGACGGCCCGGCGATCCAGGCCTCGTCGCAGCGGGCGCTCAAGGGCGGCCAGACGATGGTCAAGACGCTGCAAATGGTGCGCGATTTCCGCGCCAAGGACGCGGCAACGCCGATCGTGCTGATGGGTTACTACAACCCGATTTATGTCTACGGCAACGGACGCTTCATCGCGGATGCCAAGGCTGCCGGTGTTGACGGCCTGATCGTCGTCGATGTGCCGCCCGAGGCGGACGAGGAGCTTTGCTTGCCTGCACTTCGAGCTGGCCTCAACTTCATCCGGCTGGCAACTCCGACAACCGACAAGGCGCGCCTGCCTGCGGTGCTCAGCAATACTTCCGGTTTCGTTTACTATGTCTCGATCACTGGGATTACAGGGGCTGCCGCTCCAGAAGTAAACGATGTTCAGAAACACGTTGGCGCGATTAAAAGCGCGACGCCGCTGCCTGTGGTTGTAGGATTTGGTGTTAAATCGGGCGAGCAGGCCCGCGCTCTTGGCCAGACGGCAGATGGCGTGGTTGTGGGCTCCGCACTCGTCTCGAGGATCGAAAAATCCCTGGGGGCAAAGGGCGAAGCGACATCCAAGACGACCAAAGATGTGCTGGAATTGGTAAAAGAGTTAAGTTCAGCATTGCGCGCCTACTAG
- a CDS encoding endonuclease domain-containing protein produces the protein MRRSKPWVTNRARVLRSKDVAAEQSLWQALRNRSLGGFKFVRQEPIGDYFADFVYRELKLVVEVDGATHGAAEEQIEDRARETYLARSGYQVMRVSNENVRTNLSGVLDTIMAELNCKAELKIEQAAAPHPNPLPAGGERA, from the coding sequence ATGAGACGTTCAAAGCCCTGGGTAACCAATCGCGCTCGCGTGCTGAGGTCAAAGGACGTTGCCGCCGAGCAGAGCTTGTGGCAGGCCTTGCGCAATCGATCGCTTGGCGGGTTCAAGTTCGTCCGTCAGGAGCCGATAGGTGACTATTTCGCTGATTTTGTCTATCGCGAATTGAAGCTGGTGGTAGAGGTCGACGGTGCGACGCACGGAGCGGCGGAGGAGCAGATCGAGGATCGTGCCCGCGAAACATACTTGGCACGATCAGGATACCAAGTTATGCGCGTGTCGAATGAAAATGTACGAACCAACTTGAGCGGTGTGCTGGATACGATCATGGCAGAGCTAAACTGCAAGGCGGAACTGAAGATCGAGCAAGCTGCCGCCCCTCACCCCAACCCTCTCCCCGCCGGCGGGGAGAGGGCGTAA
- the trpB gene encoding tryptophan synthase subunit beta: protein MVTTQKKVEEAKLNSYATGPDDKGFFGIFGGRFVAETLMPLILDLERAYNAAKTDPEFQRELQSLNKHYGGRPSPLYYAERMSAELSGAKIYFKREELNHTGSHKINNCLGQILLARRMGKTRIIAETGAGQHGVAVATVCAKYGIPCEIYMGATDVERQSPNVARMALLGAKLNPVTSGAGTLKDAMNEALRDWVTNVRDTYYLIGTAAGPHPYPAMVRDFQAIIGNEVRTQMMEAEGRLPDTIVACIGGGSNAIGIFHPFLDDKDVAIYGVEAGGHGLNVENGHAASMNGGSPGVLHGNRTYLLQDGDGQILEGHSISAGLDYPGVGPEHSWLKDIGRVTYVAVTDKEALEALQVCTRLEGIIPALEPSHALAHVMKLAPKLPKDNLLVVNVSGRGDKDLFTVAKHLGMKI, encoded by the coding sequence ATGGTGACGACGCAAAAGAAGGTCGAAGAAGCGAAGCTCAACAGCTACGCGACAGGCCCGGACGACAAAGGTTTCTTCGGTATCTTCGGAGGCCGTTTCGTCGCCGAAACCTTGATGCCGCTGATCCTTGATCTCGAGCGCGCTTATAATGCGGCGAAGACCGACCCTGAATTTCAGCGCGAGCTTCAGTCGCTCAACAAGCATTACGGCGGCCGCCCGAGCCCGCTCTATTACGCCGAGCGGATGAGCGCCGAGCTTAGCGGTGCGAAGATCTATTTCAAGCGCGAAGAACTCAACCACACGGGCTCGCACAAGATCAACAATTGTCTTGGGCAAATCCTGCTGGCGCGGCGTATGGGCAAGACGCGCATCATCGCCGAGACGGGCGCTGGACAGCACGGTGTCGCCGTCGCGACCGTCTGTGCCAAGTACGGCATACCGTGCGAAATCTACATGGGCGCGACGGATGTCGAGCGTCAGTCGCCGAACGTCGCGCGCATGGCGCTTCTCGGCGCCAAACTCAATCCGGTGACATCCGGTGCCGGCACGCTCAAAGACGCGATGAACGAAGCACTGCGCGACTGGGTAACGAATGTTCGCGACACCTATTATCTGATCGGTACGGCGGCCGGTCCGCATCCTTATCCGGCAATGGTTCGCGATTTTCAGGCGATCATCGGTAACGAGGTCCGTACGCAGATGATGGAAGCGGAAGGCCGATTGCCCGATACGATCGTTGCATGCATCGGCGGCGGCTCGAATGCGATCGGCATCTTCCATCCATTCCTCGACGATAAGGACGTTGCGATTTACGGCGTAGAAGCAGGCGGACATGGATTGAATGTTGAGAATGGTCATGCTGCGTCGATGAACGGCGGCTCTCCCGGCGTGCTGCATGGAAACCGGACCTATCTCCTGCAGGATGGCGACGGACAAATCCTCGAAGGCCATTCGATTTCGGCCGGGCTCGATTATCCGGGCGTCGGACCGGAGCATTCATGGCTGAAAGACATTGGCCGCGTGACCTATGTCGCGGTGACGGACAAGGAAGCGCTCGAAGCGCTGCAGGTCTGCACGCGGCTCGAAGGCATCATTCCAGCGCTGGAGCCGAGCCACGCTTTGGCACATGTGATGAAGCTCGCGCCGAAGCTGCCGAAAGACAATCTGCTCGTGGTGAACGTATCGGGCCGCGGCGATAAAGACCTTTTCACCGTCGCCAAGCACCTCGGCATGAAAATTTAA
- a CDS encoding phosphoribosylanthranilate isomerase: protein MTTKTKICGLNTREALAAAIDGGADYVGFVFFAPSPRHLEIAAARRLAEQARGRGDIVALTVDATDAVLDEIAKEIAPDFLQLHGSETPERVVEVKEKFGCKIIKAMPVRTSEDAALAKTYTKVADLILFDAKAPSGATRPGGHGQAFDWAVLDAVSRDIPFMLSGGLTPDNVQEAIRATCPQSVDVSSGVETAPGVKDADLIRRFLQAVKTANQS, encoded by the coding sequence ATGACGACAAAAACCAAGATTTGCGGGCTCAATACGCGCGAAGCGTTGGCGGCTGCCATTGACGGGGGCGCAGATTATGTCGGTTTCGTCTTTTTCGCGCCGAGCCCCCGGCACCTTGAAATTGCGGCGGCACGGCGCCTTGCTGAGCAGGCCCGCGGCAGGGGCGATATTGTTGCGCTGACGGTCGATGCGACGGACGCAGTGCTCGATGAGATCGCGAAAGAGATTGCGCCGGATTTCCTCCAGCTTCATGGGAGCGAAACGCCGGAGCGCGTTGTTGAGGTGAAAGAGAAGTTCGGATGTAAGATAATCAAGGCAATGCCGGTCAGAACTTCGGAAGACGCGGCGCTCGCCAAGACCTATACGAAAGTTGCGGACTTGATCCTGTTCGATGCCAAGGCGCCTTCTGGCGCGACCCGTCCCGGAGGGCACGGACAGGCCTTTGATTGGGCGGTTCTTGATGCCGTTTCGCGAGATATCCCATTCATGCTGTCGGGCGGGCTCACCCCCGACAATGTTCAGGAGGCCATTCGCGCGACATGTCCACAGTCGGTCGATGTTTCGTCGGGTGTTGAAACCGCGCCCGGGGTCAAAGACGCGGATTTGATCCGCCGCTTTCTTCAGGCCGTAAAGACGGCTAATCAGAGCTGA
- a CDS encoding lipopolysaccharide assembly protein LapA domain-containing protein produces MFRRILALFIAFPIGVILVAIAVSNRQPVSLILDPFKPENPALSIEMPFYAYLLGALVIGVILGGVATWMGQSRWRQTARAQGQRAQRWQAEADRLTREREAKAATGTDLAIASR; encoded by the coding sequence GTGTTTAGGCGTATTTTGGCGCTTTTTATTGCGTTCCCGATTGGGGTTATTCTCGTTGCCATCGCCGTGTCCAATCGGCAGCCGGTTTCGTTGATCCTCGATCCCTTCAAACCGGAGAATCCGGCGCTTTCGATCGAAATGCCGTTTTATGCCTATCTTCTCGGCGCGCTTGTCATCGGCGTTATCCTCGGTGGCGTTGCAACGTGGATGGGGCAAAGCCGTTGGCGGCAGACCGCCCGCGCGCAAGGCCAGCGCGCCCAGCGTTGGCAAGCGGAAGCTGATCGGTTGACGCGCGAACGCGAGGCGAAAGCTGCGACGGGAACCGATCTTGCCATCGCAAGTCGTTGA
- the ihfB gene encoding integration host factor subunit beta produces the protein MIKSELVQKIATANPHLYHRDVERIINVIFDEIVDALSRGDRVELRGFGAFTVKHRASRQGRNPRTGTTVAVAEKFVPFFKTGKELRDRLNALNGQHPM, from the coding sequence GTGATCAAATCGGAGCTTGTTCAAAAAATCGCGACTGCAAATCCGCACCTTTATCATCGCGATGTGGAGCGCATCATCAACGTCATCTTCGATGAAATCGTTGATGCGCTGTCGCGTGGCGATCGTGTCGAGCTTCGCGGTTTCGGCGCCTTCACCGTAAAGCATCGGGCGTCGCGCCAAGGGCGCAATCCGCGCACGGGGACGACGGTGGCGGTTGCCGAAAAGTTCGTGCCGTTTTTTAAAACCGGCAAGGAGCTTCGCGATCGTCTGAATGCGCTCAACGGCCAACATCCGATGTAG
- the sppA gene encoding signal peptide peptidase SppA produces the protein MLETETVLDRRRLRRSVTFWRAAGLAAILIAIGVLTLGGDKLATLTGEKQIARITIEGTITEDRDQLKMLKDIADDNSVAGVLLYVNSPGGTTTGGEALYEGLRAVAAKKPIVAQFGTVAASAAYIAGLATDHIVARGNSITGSVGVIVQWPEFVQLLDKVGVKVNEVKSGPLKASPSPFEPLDEGGKQVAQGMVNDGFKWFVNLVETRRGVKAADIPGLLDGRIFSGREALQAKLVDQIGGEDEAVKWLKDEKNVPQNAKLVDWKPQSSNSYGFAWMSARVAGVLLGSGAGELVNFLAQDRSISTLGLDGLLSVWHPSEK, from the coding sequence ATGCTTGAAACGGAAACAGTTTTGGATCGTCGCCGGCTTCGCCGGTCGGTCACGTTCTGGCGCGCAGCCGGCCTTGCCGCAATCTTGATTGCAATCGGCGTGCTGACGCTCGGCGGCGACAAGCTCGCGACGCTTACTGGCGAAAAGCAGATCGCGCGCATCACGATCGAAGGCACGATCACGGAAGACCGCGATCAGCTTAAAATGCTTAAGGACATTGCCGACGACAACAGTGTCGCCGGCGTTCTGCTTTATGTGAACAGTCCCGGCGGCACGACGACGGGCGGCGAAGCGCTTTATGAAGGATTGCGTGCTGTCGCGGCCAAGAAACCGATCGTCGCTCAATTCGGCACGGTTGCGGCGTCCGCGGCTTATATTGCCGGTCTTGCGACCGACCACATTGTGGCCCGCGGCAACTCGATCACCGGTTCCGTCGGCGTCATCGTCCAGTGGCCCGAGTTCGTGCAGCTTCTGGACAAGGTCGGCGTCAAGGTGAACGAGGTAAAGAGCGGACCGCTCAAGGCCTCTCCGTCGCCGTTTGAGCCTCTGGACGAAGGTGGCAAGCAGGTTGCCCAGGGCATGGTGAATGATGGATTCAAGTGGTTCGTGAACCTTGTTGAGACCCGCCGCGGCGTCAAGGCGGCTGACATTCCCGGGCTTTTGGATGGGCGGATTTTCTCAGGGCGCGAGGCGCTGCAGGCCAAGCTCGTCGACCAGATCGGCGGTGAGGACGAGGCCGTCAAATGGCTGAAAGATGAGAAAAACGTGCCTCAGAACGCCAAACTCGTCGATTGGAAGCCGCAGTCGTCGAACTCCTATGGCTTCGCCTGGATGTCGGCCCGGGTCGCCGGGGTGCTTCTCGGTTCGGGCGCCGGGGAACTCGTAAATTTCCTCGCTCAAGATCGCTCGATTTCAACGCTCGGTCTTGACGGTCTGCTTTCAGTTTGGCACCCTTCTGAAAAATAA
- the rpsA gene encoding 30S ribosomal protein S1, giving the protein MSAEVASKELNPSREDFAALLAESLAKDDLFEGSVVKGKIVGIEKDMAIIDVGLKMEGRVAMKEFGIGGKPGDLKVGDTVEVYLERVENALGEAVLSRDKARREESWTRLERLYEKGEKVTGVIFNKVKGGFTVDLDGAVAFLPGSQVDIRPVRDIGPLMHQPQPFQILKMDRRRGNIVVSRRSVLEESRAEQRTEIVARLAEGQIIDGLVKNITDYGAFIDLGGIDGLLHVTDMAWRRVNHPSEILNVGDTVKVQIIRINPETQRISLGMKQLQSDPWSSIEAKYPVGARVKGAVTNIADYGAFVELEPGVEGLIHVSEMSWTKKNTHPGKIVSTSQQVEVQVLEVDPQKRRISLGLKQTQENPWDGFLTAHPKGSVVEGPIRNITEFGLFIGLDNGIDGMVHLSDLDWQKPGDEVIKDYKKGDNVKAVVLDVDGAKERISLGIKQLAGDPADAMAKYKKGDAVTCTVTSVSDAGIEVKIADSELTSFVKRGDLSRDRSEQRPERFNVGDKVDAAVVSVDKAARRIAVSIKALELAEEKQAVAQYGSSDSGASLGDIFKAAIKKREGAEDGE; this is encoded by the coding sequence ATGTCAGCTGAAGTTGCTTCAAAAGAATTGAATCCGTCGCGCGAGGATTTTGCCGCGCTGCTCGCCGAAAGCCTTGCCAAGGATGACCTGTTCGAGGGCTCCGTCGTAAAGGGCAAGATCGTCGGCATCGAGAAAGACATGGCGATCATTGACGTCGGCCTGAAGATGGAAGGCCGGGTCGCGATGAAGGAATTCGGCATCGGCGGCAAGCCGGGCGATCTCAAGGTCGGTGATACCGTCGAAGTGTACCTGGAGCGCGTCGAAAATGCGCTCGGTGAAGCGGTGCTGTCGCGCGACAAGGCTCGCCGCGAAGAGAGCTGGACGCGCCTGGAACGTCTCTATGAGAAGGGCGAGAAGGTGACGGGCGTCATCTTCAATAAGGTGAAGGGCGGTTTCACCGTCGATCTCGACGGTGCGGTTGCGTTCCTTCCGGGCTCGCAAGTCGATATCCGTCCCGTGCGCGATATCGGACCGCTGATGCATCAGCCGCAGCCGTTCCAGATCCTCAAGATGGATCGCCGTCGCGGCAACATCGTCGTCTCGCGCCGTTCGGTGCTGGAAGAGAGCCGTGCCGAGCAGCGCACGGAGATTGTGGCGCGCCTCGCCGAGGGTCAGATCATCGACGGCCTCGTCAAGAACATCACCGACTACGGTGCGTTCATCGATCTCGGGGGCATCGACGGCCTGCTGCATGTCACCGACATGGCATGGCGCCGCGTCAATCATCCGTCCGAGATCCTGAACGTCGGCGATACGGTGAAGGTGCAGATCATCCGCATCAACCCCGAAACGCAGCGTATCTCGCTCGGCATGAAGCAACTGCAATCCGATCCGTGGTCGTCGATCGAGGCGAAGTATCCGGTCGGCGCGCGCGTCAAGGGAGCCGTGACGAACATCGCGGACTACGGAGCGTTCGTCGAACTGGAGCCGGGCGTCGAAGGCCTGATCCATGTCTCGGAAATGAGCTGGACGAAGAAGAACACGCACCCCGGCAAGATCGTTTCGACGAGCCAGCAGGTCGAGGTTCAGGTTCTCGAGGTCGATCCGCAGAAGCGCCGTATCTCGCTCGGCCTGAAGCAGACGCAGGAAAATCCGTGGGATGGGTTCCTGACCGCGCATCCGAAGGGCTCGGTCGTCGAAGGTCCGATCCGCAACATCACCGAGTTCGGCCTGTTCATCGGGCTCGACAACGGCATCGACGGCATGGTCCATCTCTCCGATCTCGACTGGCAGAAGCCGGGCGACGAGGTCATCAAGGACTACAAGAAGGGCGACAACGTCAAAGCTGTCGTGCTCGACGTCGACGGCGCAAAGGAGCGCATTTCGCTTGGCATCAAGCAGCTTGCGGGCGATCCCGCCGACGCCATGGCGAAATACAAGAAGGGCGACGCCGTGACGTGCACGGTGACGTCGGTCAGCGATGCCGGCATCGAGGTAAAGATTGCCGACAGTGAGCTGACATCGTTCGTCAAGCGCGGCGATCTCTCGCGTGATCGTTCCGAGCAGCGTCCCGAGCGGTTCAACGTCGGCGACAAGGTCGATGCGGCCGTTGTCTCGGTCGATAAGGCAGCACGCCGTATCGCCGTTTCGATCAAGGCTCTTGAACTTGCCGAAGAGAAGCAGGCGGTGGCGCAGTACGGATCGTCGGATTCGGGCGCCTCGCTCGGCGATATCTTCAAGGCCGCCATCAAGAAGCGCGAGGGAGCCGAAGACGGCGAGTGA
- the cmk gene encoding (d)CMP kinase: protein MIIAIDGPAASGKGTVAKKLAEHLGVPYLDTGLLYRAVARDVEAKSGQLEDAAAAVVAAQSIDAQTLGDPGLRGPLAGDKASIVAKIPAVRAALLDYQRNFARSGARGAVLDGRDIGTVVCPDAHIKIFVTASDEARAHRRYLEHQGRGEAIPYETVLEDLRRRDARDSGRTIAPLEAAADALHLDTTNLDAEQTFAAVLALIAAKVAK from the coding sequence TTGATCATCGCAATCGACGGGCCTGCGGCGTCTGGCAAAGGAACAGTTGCAAAGAAACTTGCCGAGCATCTTGGGGTGCCCTACCTCGACACGGGGCTTCTTTATCGAGCGGTTGCCCGCGACGTGGAAGCAAAAAGCGGGCAACTCGAAGATGCGGCTGCGGCGGTCGTTGCCGCTCAGTCGATCGATGCGCAGACCTTGGGCGACCCCGGCTTGCGGGGACCTCTTGCGGGCGACAAGGCATCGATCGTCGCCAAGATCCCGGCTGTTCGTGCAGCGTTGCTTGACTACCAGCGCAACTTTGCGCGAAGCGGTGCGCGCGGCGCGGTTCTGGATGGGCGTGACATAGGGACTGTCGTTTGCCCGGACGCGCACATCAAGATCTTTGTCACAGCCTCGGACGAGGCACGTGCACATCGCCGCTACCTCGAGCATCAGGGTCGCGGCGAGGCCATTCCCTATGAAACCGTGCTTGAAGATCTGCGTCGCCGCGATGCTCGCGACAGCGGCCGGACTATTGCGCCGCTTGAAGCGGCCGCCGATGCCCTTCACCTCGACACGACCAATTTAGATGCCGAGCAAACGTTTGCAGCCGTCCTCGCGCTGATCGCGGCAAAAGTAGCGAAGTAG